The window ATGTCCAGAAGTGTAATTGCCACGATAATTAGATAAATATCGCCGCTCTGAGTCACAGTAGCCTGTTGCATGGTTGACAAAGCGATGGCCTCCAGGACTTCTGCCACGCATTTGAGGAACAGCCCTGTCCCTTCCCATGAATTTATGGGAGCCTGCATCCCTTTCATCTCGaggatataaattataaatattcccAGCTCTGAAATATGAGAACAATCACAAATTAGCAACTAAAACATTGCAATTtacgaagaaaaaaattaaaagaaatcgaACTGATAAAGAATATGTAATTTACCTGCTCCTAAGTGTAGGATCCTTCCTAAATATGGAACTGGACTCCTCAATGCTTGACAGGAAATCTCTATTTGATGTCCTTGATCCAACAACCCCAGACAGGAAATCCTTGTCAGTAGTGACATCAGAAGTTCTTGTCTTTGGACTAACTGAGTCATCTCTCAGAGAATCCCCCATCCCATGTTCAATTTTTCGACTAGCATCATCAGATCCTGAACTGGAACCTCTCTCAactttcatttctttctcattATCCATGCCACAAAGTCTTTCTTCATCACATTCAGACCCATAGTCAACATGCTCGACTTCCCCATCCTCTCCATTTTCATCCCAGTAAAAGTGTGCATCAGATTCCCTCAACTCCCCATCCTCAAACTGAGAATCATAACCAGCCTGAAGTTCTAAATCATTTTCAGTGCCAACTATGACCTTATCAGCTTGATAAACATCTGATTCAAAACTATCTTCCAGATCTTCCATATTGACATTAGCTGAAACACTTGTAAAACCATTACCATGTGCTCCACATGCATCTCCGGGAGTAACAGTTGAATCTGCAGAAGACTTCTGCATCAGTTCCTCAGACCCAGCTTGCACCGGAGAATGAACTTCAGCTTTATTGGCGGCAGAAGCTTCATTGGCTCCTCTTGCATCCACTTCAATTACAGGTTGGCCTTTCTCAGCAGACGGACTGGATGCAAAAATATCTCCACTATTAGGCAAACAATGGCAGCCACCTGATTCTTCTTCGCAACTTCCAGCTTCAATTCCAAGCCAAGCAGGTCCTATTGGTGGGAAGTTTTCCAAGCTACTcgtattttgaattgacttcccATCTTCATGTGTACAAGATGATATCTGAGAATTCTCTCCATTATCATTTGAAATTGAGAGGTCAATCTCGCAAGTAACTCTCTCTAAGTTTGGTAGATGGTGTGAAGAAATGTTAATCGACTCGACTTGCATGCATTCCGTACGCAAAACTTTTCCCATTTGGTCATCTGATGAACATGTTTCTGAACACTGCTTGAGGGTAAGGCTAGGAAGTGTATTGCATGGTGGATGATCTAGGGATTCTTCCCCCTCAACAATCTGACTGGAAGATTTTGCAATGGCAACATCACAAATGGAGGGTTCCGGAGCATTACCAATTGGAGATGGAAAGAGCTCTTCATGATTTCCATCATGGAGAGAACATGCTTCAGATGGATGTTCCTCTCTATTTGATTCACAAGTCCCAAGAGACAAGCCTATCAAATCAACAGGTGTATTATCCCGATGTAAATCAGATGAAACCACTCTATCAGGAGGGATGTGTTGTTCTAAGGCTTCAGGTTTAGCCTTGCAAATCTGTAAATCATTTTCACTTGGATCAAAGCTCAAAGTATCACAAGGTTGCTCCCAGGCAACATTCAAGTCCAAATTCAACATTTCATCCCGTGACAATAGAGATCCTTCTCCTGTTCCGCCTTCCTCGGTTCCAGCAGATGCATGCAACACTGTAACTTCATTATTTTGAAGAGATAAAGCCTCTGTTTTATCTTCTTCAACACAAGGCAACACTGTAACTTCATTATTTTGAAGAGAGAAAGCCTCTGTTTTATCTTCGTGTGCCATATCTTTTGGGGATGCAGCAGTTTCTTTGATCGGAACAGCAGAGGAAGATGAGCCCACTCCTTCTCGTGTTGATTCTTCCATTATTGAACTTTCTTCAACACAAGGCAACACTGTAACTTCATTATTTTGAAGAGAGAAAGCCTCTGTTTTATCTTCGTGTGCCATATCTTTTGGGGATGCAGCAGTTTCTTTGATCGGAACAGCAGAGGAAGATGAGCCCACTCCTTCTCGTGTTGATTCTTCCATTATTGAACTTTCAACACAAGGCAACACTGTAACTTCATTATTTTGAAGAGAGAAAGCCTCTGTTTTATCTTCGTGTGCCATATCTTTTGGGGATGCAGCAGTTTCTTTGATCGGAACAGCAGAGGAAGATGAGCCCACTCCTTCTCGTGTTGATTCTTCCATTATTGAACTTTCTTCAACACAAGGCAACACTGTAACTTCATTATTTTGAAGAGAGAAAGCCTCTGTTTTATCTTCATGTGCCATATCTTTTGGGGATGCAGCAGTTTCTTTGATCGGAACTGCAGAGGAAGATGAGCCCACCCCTTCTCGTGTTGATTCTTCCATTATTGAACTTTCTTCAACACAAGCAGCATCATTAATCATACTGTTGTCGCAAGCAACAGCAGCAAGTATCTCGATACCTGAGAAGTCATCACTGTAATCAAACTTATCATTAAACTCAGAAATCTTCAGACTGAACTTAGTTGGAACATTCACATCAGTTGCTCTACGTCGTCGTTTTCCACTTGAATTGGGTAGAACCACTTCAAGGTGTGGAGATGTGGTATGAGAAGGTTTTGAAGGACCCTGGGCTGtgaatcttctttttttaatgggtaCATGCtcaattttctcattttttccaCTGAAGCGACGTCCAAGAACAGCCACACCATGCTGCAACAGAGACAAGCTAATGTTAAAATCCTCACATAGCATGGAGGTGCTAATCACGATCAAGAACAATGAAATGCAAGATCAAAGATCAAAGAAGAAGGTAGTGTAAAGTTAACCTTCTCGGTATCTGAAACTGTCATATCATCCGCATTTCTGGCACTCTCATCTGATAGCTTTGTCTCAACAGTGAAGCTTCTCACAACTGGTTTACGCCTGGAGGCACTCCGGGAGCCTTTTGTAACTGTCTTCCAGGTCAAATCaggatttataaaattagtaagTTCTAGACCTACTGCACTCATCTTGCTCCCAGATCCAATAATTCCTAGCCCATCAACTGATGGCCCGCCACTCAAAGTCTTGCAGGACGCTGTTGCTCCTTGCTTTCTACTGACCACAGGAGTGGTACAGGATTTAGtctgaaaaattaaatacaaatctGTCAGTTAAATAAAGACTAATATGAATCTCACAGAGACCCCTACCAAATCTGTAAAAATCTAGCCAcaaataacacataattatcAATTTACAATGACACATCACTTCTTTTTCATAATTAGTGTTCTTCTTACATTAACACCATCCATGTAACAATCAAAACTTCATACAAATGTGGAAACATTAGAAAATCCCAGAACTTACTTTGACTCCCCCAATCTTGACAGAAGAAATTTCCCCAGATCTAAACCTCTAACGTGCTGCTGCCGTTCCTACCTGCAAAACAAGGGAAATAACATCAGCAACTCAACCAAAATGGATTTCTACACGAATCAGAACAGCTATTTCAGCACATTGTCATATAGTTCAGAGCTGATAACAAGATCTTCAAGGAGATTATGTTAAACATAATTGAAGGACTGCAAAGACTCCCTCGGCTCAGATTCTATATAGCTTTGCTGCAGGTCTTCTTTGTATGTCATTAACAGAACATGAGACGTAGTAGAGATAGAGATCATCACTACTGTTTCTAAAACCTAAGGCCACCAACTTGCAAATAAATAGTTGTTTGAACAACAAAACAAGACAGCAAATCTAGTTGCTAGAGACACTAATTGTGTCTGGTCCAAAGATCATCCAGAACATCAATTAAAGAAGAAGCCATCTTCTAATCTCAATCAAAAGCAGAGAAGAAAACCCATATATTCACTGCCTGCGATGGATGGATTTGCTCAAACAAGTAGATGGTAAGCAGATGGGTATTCAGAAATTACAGATCCGAGACAACAAATCAACTGGAACAGAAGAACCCATCACCGAAAAAAGAAGCAGATTCCAAATCTCACTGCAACAAAGAAAACCCTAACTTCAAAAATCTTGCTCTGCAGAGAGTGGATCTGACTTCTCCTCCTGATCTAAGcttttcgtcttctcttctcgTCGACACACAATAACCATAGAAATCTATATCTCCAGTAAttccaagaaaacaaacaaatcgtataaactaatcaaaataataccttttttgtcttatagatattgtttttctattccTTTAATAATATTCACAATCGCcgccgcctcctcctccagtCTTTGAAGCTAATGATAATATTATCAACAGAACATAGAAGACAGTCCGATCAGCAAAGTCTTCAGAAATATTCAATTCTTCGAGTATTTTAAGTAACCTTCGCCGGATTCCGATCGACGAAACTCCGATGAGTAGAGAGAATTTTTGAGAGATATTTCTGTCTAAGAAGGAGGAAGATAGCCAATGCCTTGCTTTAAAGAACAAACTTTAGATCAACGCCACGAAAGCCCTATCTCTATCTGCGCCCCTTTTTTATTCTCCACCTTATACCCAAACCGCCCTTCTTTGTTCTCACCAAATGACCATAATACCCTCCTTCCTGTTTGTCTGCTGTTGACTATTTATGCTTTTGTGGGTGCGTGGTTTCTTGGGAATTTGAGGATATATTGTATTTagtggggaaaaaaaagagagatttgaatgatttatttgtatgttttcctattttaattagtattattttcataaatttaaatttaaatttatttatttttatttttattttgccctTTACTGTGTCTTAGACTTGATGCTCGGAGATGATGTACAAGCAAAGTATTTATGCAAAAAGTCAAAGAGTCAAATAGTGTGCAAGGGGACAAAgggcctttttttatttatttatttacgtagggtgtccgggccagcttgcgcgtaccacGACTATTCCTCACGGCcaactggacatcctgcaagcccagggtaGATTAGACACCGCAAaggtgacagacgtgcacataaAGGATCGAACCCGGTACTATTTTAGCCTTGGGTTTTGGTGACAAGCACGGCatcttccaatttatttttttgttgggaagttttctattttgatttattcttGTGAAGTTGTGGTGTATtcgtccttttcttttcctttttataaattaaaaaaaaaagaaaaacaatagtgGATCTATGGGACACAGGCCCAATTACAGCCCGGTAAAAAGTTTGGGATGAAACATTAAAGCCCAATAACATAGCATCCATGTAAAAGGTAAGCACCAGAAATTTTGGCAatgttctatttttaaaaatgtttttaaaattatttttaaagtttttttatttattattttaatatgtcaacgtcaaaaattaaataaaaaaatatcaaaaattaataaatgtttaattaaaaaatattatgtacgcgcactaaaaaattaaagtttagatGTTAACTTACCTCCCCACTatctacattatttttttatattctctataattatatatacattaataaaattattggataaatatgaaaaatattataaaaataaaaatctactcAATTCTGAATTCAAGAGAAACATGAATAGACAAAAACTTAACCTAACTTGAGACATTCTCATCCCTGAATTAAAGGGTGTGGGCATGGATCCGCATGACCCAAGGGAAGCTTTCCATGAAATATGATAATTAGGTtagagaatttttatttttttttaataagtggGAGGCTATAATGTTTCCTTTGTAATACggcaaaacataattaattaggaGTAGACGATCATGCATAAATATGATAAGGCCAAGCATTATCTTAGATGTATGGAATGATTTTTCAACATTTAGAAGTTTAATATCATCTATGTTCTTGTTTTGTATCGTTTTTATTcctgctttttaaaatatttttcaaattatttttcatttgaaatacattaaatttatattttttaagttttattttgatgattttgatatattgatgttaagaaaaaaaatataaaaaaccattattttagtatatttttaattgaaaagcatcatatatcataatatcaaacacacgaAAGTAGTTAGCTGGGATTTCCACCcaaaaatcattcaatttttttggagaaaaaaatgagaaaggaTTTAGAAATGGAATATTTACACTTCATTGATGAAAATAATTAGAGGCCTTATCATGAATATATTTATCATATagcatttaattattatctcgagataaaaataaataaaaatagaagaaacatatttttataaattttttattttgaaatgacaaaaaattactctaaaactattataaaacatatttattttatgtctaattttttatttttttatcatagaatACTGATCAAATACAATAACTTTTTCTCCttgttgttttggatttttttaaaaaaatccattttatttcTCATACTTTGAATACATCCAATCCTCAAGTTTCAAAGAAAGTTTTTGAGATTTCTGAAAGGATTTTGTATGATCTATATCACGAGCAAGTTGTTCTCAAATTATCGAAGGTTTCATATAGTCTTCCaaagttataaataaaattgaaaaaaaaattgagacacAATTACATTATTGGAGAGGAATTTGtttggtagaaaaaaaaatcattcaaatcaCAATCAGTAAAGGACAAATTAACTATCAGTGAAGgacaaagagaaaacaaaaggaattttTATCCTAATGTAAAAAGCAATTCATGACAAGATAAAGACATCATAGTCGAAATTTAGGGGACGTATCTTGTTTCATCCCTCCTCTTTTAACTCTAACAAAATTATTCTAGGTAAACTATCTAGTTGGTGGTCCagtaataaaaatttgagactaaaaggtttgttttttctatggtctcaggttcgagttctgtggttgctcatatgatgactactgaaagtttacatggtcgttaacttcagggctcgtgagattagttgaggtgcgcgcaaactgactgggacacccacattaaacttaaaaaaaattattctttgcAACCTCATAgcttttgagaaagaaaaaaaaatagagaccaggaaacaatacaaaaaaaagatagatataAAATTGTACTTAATATAGAAgtataaaatcaaaatgattgTTTCTATATTCTGTTTTGTTATGACAGACAAGATAGAataaaacatggaaaaaaaatctattttaccattaatatatattgttgttaaatttatatatattttaaaaaataattagatattattattt of the Populus nigra chromosome 7, ddPopNigr1.1, whole genome shotgun sequence genome contains:
- the LOC133699269 gene encoding uncharacterized protein LOC133699269; translation: MSAVGLELTNFINPDLTWKTVTKGSRSASRRKPVVRSFTVETKLSDESARNADDMTVSDTEKHGVAVLGRRFSGKNEKIEHVPIKKRRFTAQGPSKPSHTTSPHLEVVLPNSSGKRRRRATDVNVPTKFSLKISEFNDKFDYSDDFSGIEILAAVACDNSMINDAACVEESSIMEESTREGVGSSSSAVPIKETAASPKDMAHEDKTEAFSLQNNEVTVLPCVEESSIMEESTREGVGSSSSAVPIKETAASPKDMAHEDKTEAFSLQNNEVTVLPCVESSIMEESTREGVGSSSSAVPIKETAASPKDMAHEDKTEAFSLQNNEVTVLPCVEESSIMEESTREGVGSSSSAVPIKETAASPKDMAHEDKTEAFSLQNNEVTVLPCVEEDKTEALSLQNNEVTVLHASAGTEEGGTGEGSLLSRDEMLNLDLNVAWEQPCDTLSFDPSENDLQICKAKPEALEQHIPPDRVVSSDLHRDNTPVDLIGLSLGTCESNREEHPSEACSLHDGNHEELFPSPIGNAPEPSICDVAIAKSSSQIVEGEESLDHPPCNTLPSLTLKQCSETCSSDDQMGKVLRTECMQVESINISSHHLPNLERVTCEIDLSISNDNGENSQISSCTHEDGKSIQNTSSLENFPPIGPAWLGIEAGSCEEESGGCHCLPNSGDIFASSPSAEKGQPVIEVDARGANEASAANKAEVHSPVQAGSEELMQKSSADSTVTPGDACGAHGNGFTSVSANVNMEDLEDSFESDVYQADKVIVGTENDLELQAGYDSQFEDGELRESDAHFYWDENGEDGEVEHVDYGSECDEERLCGMDNEKEMKVERGSSSGSDDASRKIEHGMGDSLRDDSVSPKTRTSDVTTDKDFLSGVVGSRTSNRDFLSSIEESSSIFRKDPTLRSRAGNIYNLYPRDERDAGSHKFMGRDRAVPQMRGRSPGGHRFVNHATGYCDSERRYLSNYRGNYTSGHPRTRGGFDSRRYIISSDHTDSEGVGFAGSDNRARRRFVNPSSTGAYERIVRRRSPTSRDDSYRVHTGALPVRDVSPIRSGFRRFPREVARGGLREEYHRPMPEDKIEYSNRFAPRMLRRERSISPLCRGQPRHPFTHKKSRSRSRSRSPSSYLPRVRNEVSRLRSRSPDFRTDARMDRVRLPFQKRFPADFEGDFIPTRRNHFTQHNPRWFDDRNGGLDSFRGRKSPVNMFRPNQRFDSVRTIRRLDSEDQFRPMMRSRKFNDMGSASRGGEFDGSDDDRRKHNRYDMAQRVRQYDTDSLRRFRFNAEDSLVANNDTPNCDEGNRITDRRPGGVHRRDGEE